The following coding sequences are from one Prochlorococcus sp. MIT 0604 window:
- the lexA gene encoding transcriptional repressor LexA has translation MDYYSEENLTDAQNELYVWIKDYMKNFQHSPSIRQMMQAMGLKSPAPIQSRLKHLQEKGYISWQEGKARTMQIVDEITGGVPIMGSVAAGGLIETFSDVNENLDLSEVLQKKDVFALTVNGDSMINACIAHGDMVLMEPIKDSYSLRNGMIVSAMVPGLGTTLKYFSKKGQKIYLEAANPAYEPIELDLDEVVFQGKLLAVWRKV, from the coding sequence GTGGATTATTATTCTGAGGAAAATCTTACAGATGCTCAAAATGAGCTTTATGTATGGATAAAGGATTATATGAAGAATTTTCAGCATAGTCCTTCCATTAGACAAATGATGCAGGCAATGGGATTAAAATCTCCTGCACCAATTCAGAGTAGATTGAAACATTTGCAGGAAAAAGGTTACATTTCTTGGCAAGAAGGCAAAGCTAGAACTATGCAAATAGTAGACGAAATTACTGGTGGAGTTCCAATTATGGGTTCTGTCGCTGCAGGAGGTTTAATTGAAACTTTTTCTGATGTTAATGAAAATTTGGATCTATCTGAAGTTTTACAAAAAAAAGATGTTTTTGCCTTAACTGTAAATGGTGATTCAATGATAAATGCTTGTATTGCGCATGGAGATATGGTTTTGATGGAACCTATTAAAGATTCTTATTCGCTAAGAAATGGAATGATTGTTAGCGCTATGGTCCCAGGACTAGGTACGACTTTGAAATATTTTTCAAAAAAAGGTCAAAAAATTTACTTAGAAGCTGCTAATCCAGCTTATGAACCTATTGAGCTAGATTTAGATGAGGTGGTTTTTCAAGGAAAATTATTAGCTGTCTGGAGAAAGGTTTAG